In the genome of Flavobacterium panacagri, one region contains:
- a CDS encoding RagB/SusD family nutrient uptake outer membrane protein has product MKFLKITLYIILPLLLLNSCRDYVEVEPVGNNRVLKYTSDYRALVNGYSTYSGSGGMYLLSNADVDFPTAYQNQVSTIWANSYTWKSRIFDESQGDSDWINLYRTIYYNNAIIKGVMTSEKGTEAEKKQIYAEALVHRAFAYLQLVNIYGPQFDPATANSEKAVPLLVTPELFSSLERSSVDVVYKQILSDLQGALANDLVDTPDFNVLPSKKAVYGILARTYLYMGQYQLSLDNAEKALNMQNGLIDLNSFATAYSYPVLLSNPEVIFSKTLLTTYNGAPLAQDLLNSFSSNDLRYNYYTIAGSNFFPSHTGRGFGIATYSFTNGINIGVSVPEMYLTAAECYARLGQPQKAVDYLNILRAKRYKTGSAYQVSATTNTEALNLVLTERQKEFIGRGFRWFDQRRLNLDPNFQKTYTRVFKNETFTLAPNSAGYVFPIHQNYIDLNPELGK; this is encoded by the coding sequence ATGAAATTTTTGAAAATCACATTATATATCATTTTACCATTATTGCTGCTAAACTCCTGCAGGGATTATGTTGAAGTTGAACCTGTTGGAAACAATAGAGTTTTAAAATACACATCAGATTACCGAGCATTAGTAAATGGCTACAGCACTTACAGTGGTTCTGGAGGAATGTATCTTCTTTCTAACGCCGATGTAGACTTTCCTACAGCTTACCAAAATCAGGTATCTACAATCTGGGCAAACAGTTATACCTGGAAATCTAGAATTTTTGATGAATCTCAGGGAGACTCTGACTGGATCAATTTATACCGAACTATTTATTACAATAATGCGATCATTAAAGGTGTAATGACAAGCGAAAAAGGAACTGAAGCAGAGAAAAAACAAATCTATGCAGAAGCCTTGGTACACAGAGCATTTGCTTATTTACAGCTTGTAAATATCTACGGCCCTCAATTTGACCCAGCTACTGCAAACTCTGAAAAAGCTGTACCGCTTTTAGTGACGCCAGAATTGTTTTCGTCATTAGAAAGAAGTTCTGTTGATGTCGTTTACAAACAAATCCTTTCTGATTTACAAGGTGCTTTAGCAAACGATCTTGTAGATACTCCAGATTTCAACGTACTACCTTCAAAGAAAGCTGTTTATGGAATTTTAGCCCGTACGTATTTGTACATGGGACAATACCAATTGAGTTTGGATAATGCCGAAAAAGCCTTAAACATGCAAAACGGATTAATCGATTTAAACTCTTTTGCTACGGCTTACAGCTACCCGGTTTTATTAAGCAATCCAGAAGTGATTTTTTCTAAAACCTTACTGACGACTTACAACGGAGCACCATTAGCTCAAGATTTATTGAATAGTTTCAGCAGTAACGATTTACGTTACAACTATTACACCATTGCAGGAAGTAACTTCTTTCCTTCGCATACTGGAAGAGGTTTTGGAATTGCCACGTACAGCTTTACTAATGGAATCAACATTGGAGTTTCTGTTCCTGAAATGTACTTAACTGCCGCTGAGTGTTATGCCAGATTAGGACAACCTCAAAAAGCGGTCGATTACCTAAACATTTTAAGAGCCAAAAGATACAAAACAGGTTCTGCGTATCAAGTAAGTGCAACTACCAATACGGAAGCTTTAAATCTAGTTTTGACAGAAAGACAAAAAGAATTCATTGGAAGAGGATTCCGTTGGTTCGATCAGCGTCGTTTAAACTTAGATCCAAATTTCCAGAAAACCTATACAAGGGTTTTCAAAAACGAAACCTTTACTCTAGCTCCTAATAGCGCTGGATATGTATTCCCAATCCACCAAAATTATATCGATCTAAACCCTGAATTAGGGAAATAA
- a CDS encoding SusC/RagA family TonB-linked outer membrane protein: MNKKHNSEKYFSGRYHYYLYLLLMRSVTAFIWISMCSLYANPSLGQNKIHVRFKNTPLTEVFSTLEKQTNYVFFYNDDVLKSANTITLDKDATLEEILNNALRSNNLTFDIIDKQVVVKKNKKKAEQLEYELTGKVTDKKGAPLVGVNVILKGKQSWDITRKEGEYRMMVSPYDTIIFSSLGYKTITVAVNNKRVIDATLVPDVMELHSVEIPASNGYTEIPKERATGAIEVIGAKDIAKVPTVDINARLEGKIAGVMVDPRTGNISVRGTTSYSGTSQPLVVIDGFPQSMNDFAFSRRGVSGSSILSFLNPDDIENITVLKDAAAASIWGSRAANGVIVVTTKKGRKSEEPVVSFSTTTTFGEKMDLSKLRVMNTAQYVDYEKDLVNGGFVADNISNWQAANPSAAQEIMFREKRGEITTAQRDQMLSSLSQRDNLGQINKYLLQNSITKQYDFSVSGGTDKSTYYLGLGYNEDDAAMKANNSKSYNVTLNNTFKLKSFLRLETGVNYLSSKYQTNITANEALSNVSTSALRPYDMLVDENGNSLDYYIKFRPEVIQDFDSKGYLPWTYNYIDQLGFSNVNTNGENIRLNARLVATITSWLNVETSGMYTSIFSKTRTLNELESYYTRNMINEATSIANGKLVYGVPLGATLGDTNQKNESQSLRFQMNINKSFNENNSLNFLAGAETREERREGSTQTRYGYNTDTNSNTAVNPTQYYNTVYGWSTYIGNFDTSISKYRDRYLSYYALGSYDFKNRYHLSGSVRFDDYNLLGASRRNRALPLWSVGAKWDVNKESFLKDVSWLSTLSTRVTYGKAGSAPAGGYGSNNAIIGLGGIDFYTQLPTGTISLPENPYIKWETTATFNVGLDYGVFNNRLRGNVDVYYKKTNDIITNLPFNPTYGWAFLRYNAGTLDGNGVDLGLSGTIFNGKFKWNSSFNFAYTNNEVTDSRFNATAANQYFGGSPITGLNVSYLYAYRWAGLDSNGQSQIYAKDGSIINSSQGINAVSKDDLKYMGTTVAPYFGGFMNDFSFKNFNLGVQVTYFMGAVFRNQLMQNYPSYSGVQYGAVAKDEIIADRWRQPGDEATTNVPGLTNINYNSLNRFQNSDINVLSADNIRLQQISLGYTVPNEWLEKTFFKSLSFNFAARNLGLLWVRNDEGIDPQYLSSNNYNTLAPQRTYTLQFNCSF, encoded by the coding sequence ATGAATAAAAAACATAATTCAGAAAAGTATTTTTCTGGACGATACCACTATTACCTATATCTGCTGCTTATGAGATCTGTTACTGCATTTATCTGGATAAGTATGTGTAGTTTATATGCGAACCCTTCTTTAGGACAAAATAAAATACATGTTCGTTTCAAGAACACGCCACTAACTGAAGTTTTTTCTACTCTAGAAAAACAGACTAATTATGTCTTCTTTTATAATGATGACGTGCTTAAATCTGCCAATACGATTACATTGGACAAAGATGCGACTTTAGAAGAAATTTTAAATAATGCTTTAAGAAGCAACAATCTTACTTTTGATATTATTGATAAACAAGTTGTTGTCAAAAAAAATAAAAAGAAAGCAGAACAACTGGAATATGAATTAACCGGGAAAGTAACCGATAAAAAGGGTGCACCGCTTGTTGGTGTAAACGTAATTTTAAAAGGAAAACAAAGCTGGGATATTACAAGAAAAGAAGGTGAATACCGAATGATGGTTTCTCCTTATGATACGATTATTTTCAGTTCTTTAGGATATAAGACTATAACGGTTGCCGTTAACAATAAAAGAGTGATCGACGCAACACTGGTACCAGATGTTATGGAACTTCATTCTGTTGAAATTCCTGCTTCTAACGGTTATACTGAAATTCCAAAAGAAAGAGCTACTGGTGCTATAGAAGTAATAGGCGCCAAAGATATTGCTAAAGTTCCTACTGTAGATATTAATGCAAGATTAGAAGGAAAAATCGCTGGTGTTATGGTTGATCCAAGAACTGGAAACATAAGCGTTAGAGGTACAACTAGTTACAGTGGCACTTCACAACCGCTAGTTGTTATTGATGGTTTTCCGCAGTCCATGAATGATTTTGCTTTTAGCAGAAGAGGTGTTTCTGGATCTTCAATTTTGAGTTTCTTAAATCCTGATGACATTGAAAACATTACTGTTCTGAAAGACGCTGCGGCAGCTTCTATCTGGGGTTCGAGAGCCGCTAACGGAGTTATTGTGGTAACTACTAAAAAAGGAAGAAAATCTGAAGAACCCGTTGTAAGCTTCAGTACAACCACAACTTTTGGCGAAAAAATGGATCTTTCTAAATTGAGAGTCATGAATACCGCTCAATATGTCGATTATGAAAAAGACCTTGTAAACGGAGGATTTGTTGCTGATAATATCTCGAACTGGCAGGCGGCCAACCCAAGTGCTGCACAGGAAATTATGTTTAGAGAAAAAAGAGGCGAAATTACCACAGCACAAAGAGACCAAATGCTGTCATCGCTTTCTCAAAGAGATAATTTAGGTCAGATTAACAAATATCTGCTTCAAAATTCGATCACAAAGCAATACGATTTCTCTGTTTCTGGAGGAACTGATAAAAGCACGTATTACTTAGGTTTAGGTTATAATGAAGACGATGCCGCAATGAAGGCCAACAACTCTAAATCGTATAACGTTACCTTAAACAACACATTCAAATTAAAGAGTTTCTTAAGATTAGAAACGGGTGTTAATTACCTTTCATCAAAATACCAGACAAACATTACTGCAAATGAAGCTTTATCAAATGTTTCTACTTCTGCATTGAGACCTTATGATATGTTGGTGGACGAAAATGGAAACAGTTTAGATTATTATATCAAATTTAGACCAGAAGTAATTCAGGATTTTGATTCAAAAGGATATCTTCCTTGGACGTATAATTATATCGATCAGCTTGGTTTTTCTAATGTTAATACAAATGGCGAAAATATCAGACTGAATGCAAGATTAGTGGCAACTATTACCTCTTGGTTAAATGTAGAAACTTCAGGTATGTATACTTCTATCTTCAGTAAAACCAGAACACTGAACGAATTAGAAAGTTACTATACCAGAAACATGATTAACGAAGCTACTTCTATAGCAAATGGAAAATTAGTTTATGGAGTTCCTCTTGGTGCTACTTTAGGAGATACCAATCAAAAGAATGAATCGCAGAGTTTACGTTTTCAAATGAACATTAATAAATCATTCAATGAAAATAATTCTTTAAACTTTTTGGCTGGCGCCGAAACTAGAGAAGAACGCAGAGAAGGTTCTACACAAACACGTTATGGTTATAATACCGATACTAATTCGAACACAGCAGTAAACCCAACACAATATTACAATACCGTTTACGGCTGGTCAACTTATATAGGAAACTTTGACACTAGTATTAGTAAATACAGAGACCGCTATTTGTCTTACTACGCTCTTGGATCTTATGATTTTAAAAACAGATACCACCTTTCTGGAAGTGTTCGTTTTGACGATTACAATTTACTTGGTGCTTCTAGAAGAAATAGAGCTTTGCCATTATGGTCTGTTGGGGCAAAATGGGATGTTAACAAAGAAAGTTTCTTAAAAGATGTCAGCTGGTTAAGCACTCTTTCTACTCGTGTCACTTATGGTAAAGCTGGAAGCGCTCCTGCGGGAGGATATGGAAGCAATAATGCTATTATTGGTTTAGGAGGTATTGATTTTTATACGCAATTGCCAACAGGAACAATATCATTACCAGAAAATCCATACATCAAATGGGAAACTACCGCTACTTTTAACGTTGGTTTAGATTACGGTGTTTTTAACAACAGACTTCGCGGTAATGTTGATGTTTATTACAAAAAGACAAACGACATCATTACAAATCTTCCTTTTAACCCTACTTACGGATGGGCTTTTTTAAGATATAATGCAGGAACTCTAGATGGGAATGGTGTTGACTTAGGATTAAGCGGAACAATTTTCAATGGAAAATTTAAATGGAACAGTTCATTTAATTTTGCCTACACTAACAATGAAGTTACCGATTCTAGATTTAATGCAACAGCTGCCAATCAGTATTTTGGAGGCTCCCCTATTACAGGACTAAATGTGAGTTATTTATATGCATACAGATGGGCAGGATTAGACAGTAATGGACAATCTCAGATTTATGCTAAAGACGGTAGTATTATAAATTCTTCTCAAGGAATTAATGCTGTAAGCAAAGATGACCTAAAATATATGGGAACTACAGTTGCACCTTACTTTGGAGGATTCATGAACGACTTCTCATTCAAAAATTTCAATTTAGGAGTTCAGGTTACGTATTTTATGGGAGCTGTATTTAGAAATCAACTAATGCAGAACTATCCATCTTACAGCGGTGTTCAATATGGTGCAGTTGCTAAAGATGAAATTATTGCAGATCGTTGGAGACAGCCTGGCGATGAAGCGACAACAAATGTCCCTGGATTGACAAACATTAACTATAATAGTTTGAATCGTTTTCAAAATTCAGATATTAATGTTTTATCTGCTGATAATATTCGTTTGCAACAAATTTCATTGGGTTATACAGTACCAAATGAGTGGTTGGAAAAAACATTTTTCAAATCGTTGAGTTTCAATTTTGCAGCAAGAAACCTAGGATTGTTATGGGTAAGAAATGACGAGGGAATTGACCCGCAATATCTTTCTTCAAACAATTATAACACTCTTGCTCCACAGCGTACGTATACGTTACAATTTAATTGCAGCTTTTAA
- a CDS encoding FecR family protein, which yields MQINFNKISNDEKDSLKNQIRHGLIELEQKETRRRKKKRLIAFSAAASVALLAGLFINRTPESKPKTDLELFAEKGTTTESNADLEDISLVLQDQKTIAVQDSSIISYEKNGKKVTVGEQAINTNSNSSSFNTVRVPYGKRTQIVLTDGTTVWLNSGSSLIYPTQFDGSIREVYLTGEAAFDVAHNKAKPFFVKTKECNVRVLGTVFNVSSYPEDETIQTALLQGKVRITYNKKGLLNNKEIQEDLTPGMIATINKDQKQLKVERKDVASILSWREGYFSFKSQSLNTILGKLSKYYKIEFIKGENLNLDANYSGSFALNENLNSLASTLASITNSNCTVNANQRTITIK from the coding sequence TTGCAAATTAATTTTAATAAAATATCGAACGATGAAAAAGATTCTTTAAAGAATCAAATTCGTCACGGACTAATCGAGCTGGAACAAAAAGAAACCAGACGCAGGAAAAAGAAAAGATTAATCGCCTTTTCTGCCGCTGCAAGTGTAGCGCTTCTAGCTGGATTATTCATAAACAGAACTCCAGAAAGCAAACCTAAAACCGATTTAGAGCTTTTTGCTGAAAAAGGAACAACAACTGAATCTAATGCAGACTTAGAAGATATCTCTCTTGTACTGCAAGATCAGAAAACTATTGCTGTACAAGACAGTTCTATCATCAGCTATGAAAAAAACGGTAAAAAAGTGACGGTTGGAGAACAAGCTATCAATACCAACTCGAATAGTTCTTCTTTTAATACGGTTAGAGTGCCTTACGGAAAAAGAACTCAAATCGTTTTAACTGACGGAACAACCGTTTGGCTGAATTCAGGTTCTTCTTTAATTTACCCAACTCAATTTGACGGATCGATTCGTGAAGTGTATTTAACTGGTGAAGCCGCTTTTGATGTAGCACATAATAAAGCCAAACCTTTTTTTGTAAAAACAAAAGAATGCAATGTGCGCGTACTGGGAACAGTTTTCAATGTGAGTTCTTATCCTGAAGACGAAACGATTCAAACCGCTTTATTACAAGGAAAAGTCCGAATTACCTACAACAAAAAAGGACTGTTAAACAATAAAGAAATTCAGGAAGATTTAACGCCTGGAATGATTGCCACAATCAATAAAGATCAAAAACAGCTTAAAGTTGAGCGAAAAGATGTGGCTTCGATATTGTCTTGGAGAGAAGGTTATTTTTCTTTCAAAAGCCAGTCTTTGAATACCATTTTAGGGAAACTTTCAAAATATTATAAAATTGAATTTATAAAAGGAGAAAATTTAAATCTTGACGCCAATTACTCCGGCTCATTTGCTTTAAATGAAAACCTTAATTCACTGGCTAGTACTTTAGCGAGTATTACCAACAGCAACTGTACTGTTAACGCAAACCAAAGAACTATTACAATTAAATAA
- a CDS encoding RNA polymerase sigma factor, which yields MENTTSDILLWQQIKKGDITAFEKLYDSYADVLLTFALQYTNETSIAKDAIHDVFLDIYKYRSGLAESVNVKSYLFKITQRNVLKKHKASQKIFSLSSDYDSVILKELSFEDTLIEEENHQALNSKLAFAMEELTDKQRKALFYRFNEDKPYEEIASILGISIESCRTLIYRCLKDLRKKL from the coding sequence ATGGAGAATACCACATCAGATATTTTATTATGGCAGCAGATTAAAAAAGGTGACATTACCGCCTTTGAGAAGCTGTATGATAGCTATGCTGATGTTTTACTTACTTTTGCTTTACAATATACTAACGAAACTTCGATTGCTAAAGATGCTATTCATGATGTGTTTTTAGATATTTACAAATACCGAAGCGGTCTTGCCGAAAGTGTCAATGTAAAATCGTATTTGTTTAAAATCACACAGCGAAATGTTTTAAAAAAACATAAAGCTTCTCAGAAAATATTCTCTTTAAGCTCTGATTACGATTCGGTTATCTTGAAAGAACTCTCTTTTGAAGACACTTTAATTGAGGAAGAAAACCATCAAGCGCTAAACTCCAAACTAGCCTTTGCGATGGAAGAACTTACCGATAAACAACGTAAAGCTTTATTCTACAGATTTAACGAAGACAAACCTTATGAAGAAATTGCTTCTATTTTAGGCATTTCTATTGAGTCTTGCAGAACACTGATATACAGGTGTTTGAAAGATTTAAGAAAAAAACTTTAA
- a CDS encoding tetratricopeptide repeat protein, translating into MQFKNTLLFAFFFSFYMGYSQDSFENIYTETYQVLLSSNPKKALNNTDYLYNIAKNNSDKIKTRMLKAHILYQYGINNEAINALKQADSLALRGKDFALLAKIYGFMASLYRESEVYDTGKTYLNKAVATSKKIKAPSEMYRFQGNLSQELACYELLDSNYSKAILHLKKGIQLFEKAAKVSDKNYQIAINDELIARNYLELHKTDSALYHYEKADKELKESLSFDNPLKGFIYNGMANVYLEMKNYKKALTHYKKAEEIAEKSDYSALKQEVYTSMMEFYKKTDSKKYITYNEKNLKLTKADNDNKKVIADDLIKSIRKSHQDSKTQYQKYKFIVIGICVFFILATITVYIFKRKQDHKKIKAFIENSNTSSIIENVTETKKDASKEYMSEATENAILENIKDFENSYSFLNKTLSLNSVASELNINHRYLSYVVNKHKSKDFAGYINELRINYIVDRLKSDPSYLKYKISYLADQAGFASHTRFTITFKKITGVSPLAFITYLQNNTDEE; encoded by the coding sequence ATGCAATTCAAAAATACGCTCCTCTTTGCCTTTTTCTTTTCTTTTTATATGGGTTATTCCCAAGATTCGTTTGAAAATATTTATACCGAAACTTATCAGGTTTTATTGAGTTCAAATCCTAAAAAGGCTTTGAACAATACGGATTATTTATACAATATCGCAAAAAATAATTCAGACAAAATAAAAACTCGTATGCTGAAAGCGCATATTTTGTATCAGTACGGAATTAATAATGAAGCTATTAATGCTCTAAAGCAAGCAGATAGTTTGGCATTAAGGGGTAAAGATTTTGCCCTCCTAGCAAAAATATATGGTTTCATGGCATCACTTTATCGTGAAAGTGAAGTTTATGATACTGGAAAAACTTATCTTAATAAAGCTGTAGCTACTAGTAAAAAAATCAAAGCCCCAAGTGAAATGTATCGTTTTCAGGGGAATTTATCTCAAGAACTTGCCTGTTATGAGTTACTTGATTCTAATTATTCGAAAGCCATTTTACATCTCAAAAAAGGAATTCAATTGTTTGAAAAAGCGGCAAAGGTAAGTGACAAAAATTATCAAATAGCCATCAATGACGAACTTATTGCCCGAAACTATCTCGAACTGCACAAAACAGATTCTGCATTGTATCATTACGAAAAAGCTGATAAAGAGCTGAAAGAATCTTTATCTTTTGACAATCCTTTAAAAGGATTCATTTATAATGGAATGGCGAATGTATATCTTGAAATGAAAAACTATAAAAAAGCACTAACTCATTATAAAAAAGCGGAAGAAATTGCTGAAAAATCAGATTATTCGGCATTAAAACAAGAGGTTTACACTTCGATGATGGAATTTTACAAAAAGACCGATTCTAAAAAATATATCACTTACAATGAAAAGAACTTAAAACTGACCAAAGCCGATAATGATAATAAAAAAGTTATTGCTGATGATTTGATTAAATCGATTCGAAAAAGTCATCAAGACAGTAAAACACAATATCAAAAATATAAATTCATTGTCATCGGAATTTGTGTTTTCTTTATTTTAGCGACAATAACGGTCTACATATTTAAGAGAAAACAAGATCATAAAAAAATCAAAGCTTTTATTGAAAATAGCAATACTTCATCTATCATTGAAAATGTGACAGAAACGAAAAAAGATGCCTCAAAAGAATACATGTCTGAAGCTACTGAAAATGCGATTTTAGAAAACATAAAAGATTTTGAGAACTCTTATTCGTTCCTTAATAAAACCCTGTCTCTCAATTCGGTTGCATCAGAATTGAATATTAACCATCGTTATCTTTCCTATGTTGTTAATAAACATAAATCAAAAGATTTTGCTGGATATATCAATGAATTACGAATCAATTATATTGTTGATCGTTTAAAAAGTGATCCAAGTTATTTAAAATATAAAATTAGTTATCTGGCAGATCAGGCAGGTTTTGCTTCGCACACCCGATTTACTATTACTTTCAAGAAAATTACCGGGGTTTCTCCTTTGGCTTTTATTACTTATCTACAAAATAATACTGACGAAGAATAA